The Chryseobacterium oryzae genome contains the following window.
TTCTAAAGCGACTTCCCGAATGTTACTTAACAACATTGATGGATATTCGAAAGTTTATAGAAGTATTTTATTCTCTACTCCTTCAACGATGCCTCTTAATATTTATTTGTATCTGAAAAAGAAATTCGGGAAAATGAATGGGGGTAATATAAAAATTTCAAAATTCGTAGAAGACTTATCTCTTGCGAATCACTATTTGAAAAAATCGAAGTTAACTATCTTTTTGGATGGCATTCAGAAAAAATTAAATGAGATTGGAAATATATCTTTCGGATATAAGATTACAGAGGATACTTTAACTTTTTCTCTTTATGAGACTAAAAACACTGTTTTTGTTGAATACCCTTCAGCGGACGAATACCGCGCCAAGAACGCTTTGAAATATATAAAAAAATCAAGAAAGTTGAATGAAAAGCAACTTGTTTATATAGCGGCAAAGTTTAAAGAACATGGCTATGATAAGATGAGTGAAGTAACCAGAAGCCGTTTAGATAAAGCAATTACGGGAAATGAATATCTGATATGGTTCGTAGATAAATGTAATGAATTACAGTTGTAATAAGACTATTTACCCCCACTGAATGTTCCCAATTTTTATTGAATGTCTAACATAAACTAAATGAAGTGTAAACAGGAATATCCGGTTATTACCCCCACTGGAAGTTCCGTTTATTAATTGTCATAAAGATAAAAGTAGATGAATGGTAGATAGGTAAGTTGAAAGCTCTGATTAAAAGAAGGTAAAATGATAGAGTAAGACGAAAGATTTTTAAAAATAATAGGATTCCAATTTAATTTCCTGAGACAAAGCAATAGTCATTTGAACGAACGACAGATGTAAAAGCCTATTAATAGGCAAACAAGAGCGTTAAACAAGGGCTATAAAGCATTCAGTATAAAGTCAGTAGATATAATAGTGTTGAAGAGGTTTAATCCCGATACTACTACCCCCATCCAATGTTCCTAACAATTATACCCCCACCAAATGTTCCTAACATTAATTACCCCCATCGGATATCTTTGTTACTCCCACCGAAAGTTCCTATTACCCCCACCAAATGTTCTCTTACCCCCATCCAATTTCCTTAATACCCCCACTCAATATACCCAATACCCCCACTGTATTTCCTATAGAATATTTAAAAAAACAGTATTTAAAGGTATTTGCAGTGATTTCTTGGCTTTACTAATAATATAACCGTATCAATAATATTATTTAATAATTAAAAATAAGGAGTTAGCCTTTAGCTAACGGACTCTTTATTTAATCTTAATTTTATTTTATAGTCGGAAAAAACATTTAATTTTCTTCACGCCCGTAAATTTAAAAGAAAAAGTTGCGCAAAAAAGAAAATGAACAAAATTTTCGTCGCATAAACGTTCAATTATGCACTATTTTCGGAGTAAGATAGAAGTAACTAATTCTAGGGTCGCTTAATTGTATCGCAAATTAAAATAATCGTGCGATATATTTTTGCGAAATAATTAAATACATAATATTAAGTTGTAAATTAGCTTTTAGAAAATTTAATTATAAAGTATGCTCATAGGTTATGCGAGAGTTTCAACCCAGGTTCAGGATAATGCAATTCAAATTGAAGCATTAAAAAAATCAGGTTGCGAAATGATTTTTGAAGAAACTATTTCTGGAGGAAGATGGGATCGCCCAAAATTACAGGAACTTTTAAATTATATTAGAAAAGGAGATACGATTGTAGTTTGGAAATTGGATAGGCTGTCCAGATCCTTGAAAGATCTGCTCTTTATTATGGAGCAGATTGAAAATAAAGAAACTGGTTTTAAAAGCTTGACAGAATCTATTGATACTACAACTTCTGCAGGAAAAATGATGATGCAAATGGTTGGGGTTTTTGCAGAATTTGAAAGAAATATGCTGAAAGAACGAACTAAAAAAGGTTTAGAATATGCAAAAGAACAGGGTAGAGTGGGTGGTCGAAAGCCAAAACTGAAACCAATACAAATCCAGGAGATTATTCAACTGCATGCTGCAGGAAAATCGGCTCCCGAATTATCTCAATTATTTAATGTGCATCAGGCGACTATATACAGAATTTTAAAAAAAATTACCAATAAATTAACGTTAATCGCGACTTAAAGATGATACTCTTAATCTAGAACTATTCTTTTCTGCATTAATTAATATAATGACTATTTCTATTTTAGTTTTTCTCAATGCACTTTTTAATATATTTTTCGTCTAATATATTTTTTGCACCAAATTTCCCAATGAATTTTACTCCTACCAAAAATGCCACCATTCGCCATATAAAAATTTCTTAACTTATTATATAGCGATTAGCCCTTATAGTTAGGCATTTCATCTCTACCATAAACTTCTGCCTTAATAGATTTGGATTCAATGGGAAACAGAATTCCTGAGGAGTCTTATATTAATTAAATTAGAAAGTTAGATTTAGAAAATTTAGCTTTATTTCAAAACAGCAACTTGTAAATGCTGTTGAGATATCATCTTGTTGTATCCCATCGGTTCTAAATTCTTTGATAAATTATCCGGGCAATTGGGATGATTTTCAGAGTAATGATGAATTATTTCAACTGTTTCTTTATTGCAGGGTGCAAGTAGAAAATCGTATACATACCACTTGAAGATGGTATGTTTACAGTTAAAAAAATTCCTCAAAGATATATTGCTTGACGTGAAGTAAAGTAATATTTTTTTGAATATCCGTTTTTAATCCATACTAATTTGAAACTTTTAGTGTGAAAATAACTATATTTGAAGAAAAGTTCTCAATGTTACAATCTCAAAAAATATATGTTGAGAAAATTCTTCCAATAAATGAGCGAGGCTCCACAAACGATTCATTCGCGTATCGGGAATTTGATCATTCAGCACAAGCAGACTTTTACTTTACAAACCTAAAAAAAAGATTGCTTTCAATTTCGATGTGGAGCAAATTTGCAGGCGGAGATAATTTTATTTTTGAATTGACAGACTACCAGGGAAATTTGAAAAGTAGTCCGCCTATTATCACAGATAAAATAAGAATGCAGTTACCCGGTCCAAAAGATCAAGAAGGTCTACGTTTTGACTGGGTAGAAGTGGTGCGAATGGATGAAGGATATTTCAAAAATGTTCAATTTTATCTACTGGAAGTTAGTCCCTGCAATTGTCCTTATCAAAATAGTGAAAAAACAGCACATTTTTATTGGGAAAATGCCACCAATACTTTCGTGATTGCAAAGCAGGAAAATATAGTGCAGGTATCAATCCACGGCAGAAATGAAGTAGCCAATATATCCGATCAAAACCTAATTGATAAGATTAGAAACTTTTTAGTGGCTAATGCCGGCATAATTACAGGTAGCAAAATACAATGGGAAGTTTTTACCGATAATTTAATGAAAGAAGAAGATGAATAATTATAACAATGTAGTGCTGTATGACGGCGATTGCGGATTCTGCAACTTTTGGGTACAGTGGATTTTAAATAACGATTCTCACGACCGATTTAAATTTGCATCGCTCCAAAGTGAATATGGACAAAATTTTTTAAAAAATCAGGAATTACCGACTGACACCTTCGATACCCTATATTTTATAAAGGACGGCATGTATTACAAGAAAATGTATGCGGTTATTAAAATTGGCGAAACATTGGGCGGGGCTTATCACGGGCTTTTTTCGCTGAGACTTTTACCTAAATTTATATTAGATAAAATGTATGATAAAGTTGCCGAAAACCGCAAAAAGTTAGCCGGAGAAACCTGCCTGCTGCCGACACAGGAACAGCGTAATAAATTTATACACTAAAGAAAATGATTACTAAAATCAATGACGTTCCGGAAACACTTGTAGCATTCAAGGCAAGTGAGGAAGTGGTAGCTGATGATTTCAAAAATATCGTAATGCCGGAAGTTTCAAAATTTACCGAAAAACACGACTATTTGAATTATATGCTGATATTAGATACTGATATTTCCAATTTTAGTATAGGAGCCTGGCTGAATGATATGGCTTTAGGGCTGCAGGAACTTAAAAATTGGCATCGAGTGGCTATCGTTTCAGACAATGATCTTATTGATTCTGCCACCAAAATTTTTAATACGGTAACAATAGGGGAGTTCAAAGTTTTTAAACATAAGGACATTGAAGAAGCCAAAAAATGGGCCTCTCAACCAAAAGTAAGAGAATAATGGGACAAGCCCAATAGCGCAAACTGGCTCATATCTCTTCAGTCTACTGTAGAAATTAAAAAATTCCTTGAATTTTGTTAAGCTACTGCTGTTTTATGAGTTTCCATGCTTGCTCACATCAAGGAAACATAAAGCTATTTTTCCTTGAATGTCGCTGAAGTTGAGTGGAAATCCCTTTGGTTTATTTCATTCTAAATTATCTGTAATATTAGAATGGATTACTAGTGTCACTTTCATATGTTTTTTCCGACTATCAAAGAGCTTTTTTGTAAGAGATTTTTAATCAAAAGTTCTATTGAAATTCTTACATTTGAAAGGATTAAATTATATTGTAATAACCGTCATGGTCTTATTGAAGATTCTCAAATATGAAGAATCTTCGATAGTTTTATCCCGGCTACTTAACATAAAATATGGGTGAAAATTTTCTTTCCGACACCAGTCATATTCAGCAGAAACAAATCCATGTATTTCAGAAAATAAATACGGCGCTCATTGATCTGTACTGGGAACTTGGTAAAACGCTTAGTGAAAAGGTCAAGAACAATGAGTGGGGGTACAAGTGTTATAACACAGTTCGCTAAATACATTACTTTAAATGCGCCAGATATAAAAGGCTTCAGTGATAAGAATCTTTGGAGGATGAAGCAGTTTTACGAAACTTATGTTGATCACCCAGAACTCTCAGCACTGCTGAGAGAAATTCCCTGGACTCATAATACCATTGTTTTTTCCCGTTGCAAAAGCACGGAAGAAAGAATGTTTTATATTAAACGTTGTATTTGCGAAAAGTATTCTACCCGAAATTTAGAAAGACAGATTAATGCCTCGCTATATGAAAGAACGCAATTGGGAGACGAGAAACTCTCAGCATTGATGATAGAATTGGAACCCAGTACAAAACACATTTTCAGGAATAGCTATGTATTGGAATTTTTAGGCCTAGCAGAAGAACATAGTGAGAGTGATCTGCAGAAGGAATTGGTAAAGCAAATTAAGAAATTCATTATCGAGTTGGGAAAAGACTTTCTATTTATCGACCAAGAATGCAAACTACAAGTCAGAAATAGTGATTTTTATATTGATCTGTTGTTTTATCATCGCGAATTGAAATGTTTGGTTGCCTTAGAACTCAAAACGGACAAGTTCAAACCGGAACATATGGGTCAGCTCAATTTTTATTTGGAAGCCTTGGATCGGGATGTACGAAAATCTCATAAAAATCCGAGTATTGGTATTTTATTATGTCGGGATAAGGATGAAGAAGTCGTAGAATATGCACTTTCTCGAAATTTGAAACCAAGTATGATTGCCGAATATCACTTACAGCTGCCTGCTAAAAAAAAATGTTACAGGAAAAACTTCATCAGATTTTAGATCGTAGAGAGTCGAGTATGAAATAAGAGGACAGACTAGGTTGGTGGTCTAAAAAATTGTATTAAGAAAGCAAACATTAAAACAAGAAATCATGGAACCATCGAAAAAAACAAACCTGCATCAATAGTTATTATAGGAATTGCAGCTATAGTTATTGCAATTATTTCTTATTTTATATTACTTTCCTTTTTCCCTGAGTTGTTTCAAGACTTGCCTACCGGCGAACAGCAACCTATCACAGAATAAATAAATTTTTATACTGAGAACTGCACAAGTTGACAGTTTTTAGTCATAATAAAGCCGTCCAAGTAGAATAGGACGGCTTTTTAAATAATAGGTGAAAGATTCGTTAGTCGTGTCGATTTTCTAAATTTTTAAATTTCTCATAAGATGCTTTTAAACTGTGAAGTTGATCCTGGACTACTCTCGAACTTTCAGGGCATAACTCACCGCTGTCCAAAGCCTTTTCGTAAGCTTCAATAGCTGCATTTTCGCCGAAGGTAACATTTTCTAAAGTTGATTCTGCATTATCGCTCGAAAAAGCATTTTTCACATCTATCCAAGTACGGTGTAGTCCTCCTGCTACGGTAGTTGAATCATCTGCATCTCCATTTCTTTCAGAGATTAAACTCTTCAGTTCTAGTCTCATTTTTTGCGACTGATCAACCATATTGTTGTAATCTGATTTAAGATTAGGATATTTTTCCCACACCTTATCTTCAACTTTGTTGAAACCTTCAATTCGATCATTTGTGATTTGTAAAAGATCGTTCAATGTTGATACTGTTGGATTGTTCATAATATTTTATTTTTTTTGGTTACCTATAAGGAATCAATGGGTATGCCATCAAATTATAAAATCTGTTAAGATTAAAATGGAAAAAAAAAGTCATTGGTAAAAAATTTGTATTTAGAAGTAAATTACTATATACTCGTAGTGCATTATTAAATTATTTCAATTTTAAGTCTATTCATTTTTCTATTGAAAACAAAAACATTTACAAACTGAATGAAAGTTAATGCTGTTATTTTGCTCAATACCCCTGTATAATGTTTAAAAATAGTAAAAAGTTATTTCCGAAAAATTTCTTGAGCTTTGAGGGCTCAAAATTTTTCAGAATAACTTTTCTACTTACACAGTTAGTGGGACACTACCATATTAAAAAAAATAAGCTGCGAAAAGCAGCTTATTTTTTTAATGGATTATTATTCAGCGTCTTCTTCAGAAGCTTCAAAGTTGATAGAATTGTACGCTGAATCGGTCAATAGAGCATCAGCCTCTTTTTCTTCTGCGAGTGTTGCTTCCAGCAGAGATGCTACTTCGTCTTCACCAAGAGTTTTTGCAAAAGCAATCAGTGTTCCGTAGGAAGCGATCTCATAATGTTCGATTTTCTGTGAGGCAGAAATTATACCTGCATCTCGCACCGGTCCTTGCTCGGTTTCTTCCAAAATACTTTCCCCTTCTTTAATGAGGCCTTCCATAGCGTCACATTTTTTGCCACGGTTTGATTCTCCCAATATCTCGAATACCTGCTCGAGACGTTTGACCTGGCCTTCCGTAACGGTTATGTGTTGTTCGATTGCTGAAATAAGTTTTGGCTCTGTCGCATTGTTTGCCATCTTAGGTAGTGCCTTCACGAGGGCTCTCTCAGCATAGATGATATCTTTAAGCTCATCAACAAAAAGTTCTCTAAGTCCTTCTGCTGCACTGGATTTTGCCTCTACTTTGCCTTGACCTCCTCCGTTTTGTGTGTCTGTTTTTTTCATAACCATAAAATTTTAGTGATTAGCAGTGAAATAAATACAAATATCAGACCTTATAAATGAATCACTAAATTTTTAAGGAATAAAGCACTTTTTGCCTACCATAAAAATTGCTCAAATCATAAATTACTGAAAAGGCTTAAAACAGGTAGCGTGTTTATCATTAAATCAAACATTCTACACATATCTATCTACTAAGATCTTCAGTACACTTGTTCAAACTAAACATTATTGTGCTTGCAGCCCCCAATATGCTTTAACAAAAATTTCTCCATCTTGCGCTTCAATGAATTGTTTATTTAGTTAAAGGTGAAATTGTTAAAAATAAGGACATCTTGAAGAATAAGTGGGTGGACGGTCTCGACCAATGGTTTCCAGAAGGAATAGATACACCGGGAATTGTTTAATCACAGTAACCGCGCACTATGTTAAGTTCTGGCATAAGGAAGAGGAGGGCGAATACAATGTCTGATCTGGAAAAAAATACTGAAAGTTGTGTAATAATAAGTGATTCTCATTACAATTCAAAATCCCGGCAGTTAGTCGGGATTAATATTTATAAAAAGACACTATCCAGTAAAGTGTGTAAGTTAAAAAGTTTAGGCTTGGATTTTATAATCTGAGCCTTTCTTAATTATTTTTTATTTAGATCCATGGATCTAAGACCACCTTTACACAACCATCCTCTTTTTTGTCAAAGATGTCGTAACCTTTGGCTACTTCGTCTATTGACAGTCGATGTGTGATAATATCGTCTAGGACTACTTTTCCATCTCTTACATATCCTATTAATTCATCGATAATGGCATGTACGGGACACTGTCCCGCCTGTATTCTTAATCCCTTATCGAATATTTGACCGACTTTAAAATTATCATAATTGTAGGGGTAAACTCCAAGAATGGAAACCTTACCGCCTCTGCGGACTGCACTCATACAAGCTTCTACCACTTTAATTGAACCTTTCTCTAAGTTAATAACAGCTTTAGCTTTATCTATTAGATTTCGATCTGGCTCGAATCCCACAGCATCAATACATAAATCTGCACCACGACCATGGGTCAGGCTTCGTATGTGTTCAATTACCTCTTTACCATCTTTCCACAAAATTGTTTCACACCCAGTTAATCTTTTAATTTGGTCTAATCGATATTGTTGAGTATCCACCACAATAACCTGTCCGGCATTTTTTAGAATAGCACTTTTTGCGGCCATACTTCCTACGGGTCCGGCCCCAAATATTGCTACGGTTTCACCGCCTTTTAATTCTCCCCACATTACCCCAGTATACCCTGTTGGAAATATATCTGTTAAGAATAATGCTTGATCATCCGTTAAATTATCTGGCACTACTCTGGGTCCGAAGTCTCCATATGGAACTCGTACATATTGTGCTTGCCCGCCATCATAACCCCCGTATAAATCGGTGTAACCAAACATGCCACCACCTTTTTCGGTCATTATTCCCCCTTCAGGTCCATAATTTTCTTCATTACTATGCTCGCAAGCCCCTGGTAGATCATGATTGCAAAAATAACACGATCCACATGCTACTGGGAAAGGAACAACAACACGATCACCCACCTTTAATTTAGTCACTTCGCTACCTATTTCTTCGACTATTCCCATAAATTCGTGACCCATTGTCATTGGTCTTGGTTGAGGAATACCTCCGGAATACATATGAAGATCACTTCCGCAAATTGCTGTAGATGTTACTTTCAAAATTATGTCAGAGGGCTCTTTAATTTTTGGATCGTCTACCGTATCACAAGTTATTTTTCCGGGACTGTGAAAAACTGCTGCTTTCATATAGGTTGTTTTTTTAGGGATTAATAAATAAATTATATCAAATTTTTAGCCATAGAAATGAAATTGAATCAAATATTTAAAGTATCAATAAAAATAAACCGCCTCTGTTGTGAGGCGGTTAACAATTCAATGCAAAAATTATCGCTTAAGCGGGTACTTTCGGATTTTCTTCTCTATTCCAAAATCGATGTTTTTTAATTGCGTCCACAAACTCATCCAAATTGCCTGAAGTTGTTACTCCTTCTTGTGGTAGTTTAAGATTTGGTAACGCCTTTTGTATTAAATCACTACCATTAGAGTCTGCTCCAATTGGTTTGCAGTGTTTAAAGGCTTCCATAATAAAATGAACTGCATCTGGATTTTCTAAAAGAAGATCAATGTTCTTTCCTCCTGGAACATAAACGGCATCAAACACAACGGAAGCTGCGGTCAATAAACTATCATCTACAGGATAAAGATCGGAATTTTCCGTACTCACGAATCCATGATCAGGTGCAATTACACATACCACCGCGTCCAATTCTTCAAGTTGTCTTTTAATTTTCGTAAATGCTTCATCTTTGACACCATCCGCCGTTAACAAGGCAATTTTCCTGTGTTTAATATGATCTACCAATTTAGTAGCCATACTTAAGGAAGGAGCGTCTTCGATTGGTAAGTCATTTTTAAAGGAAAAATAATGTTCTAAATTTCCATCAGCAGGAATACTGTCAGTGATCGGTTGTGGTAGTCGCTCTGTTGTTAAACCAAGTTTTTTTGCAACAATATTTGCCAATTCTTCATTAACTTCTAAAAGCATATTTACCATACGCTGTCGAATGGGTACCGTTTTTACCTTTCCTAATTCAAAAGCGAAAGCATTTTGAATATGCCGTTTTTCATGATCTGTCATGCTATTATAGAATAACGATGGCTGACTAAAGTGATCGAAAAAGCTCTTACTTCTCTTTCTAATTTTTGTCGAATCTATACGTTCTTCATAGGAGGTGAATCCGCCTTCACTCATTTTCGCCTGAAATGGACAACCACCTCCTAAAGAATTAGGATTGTAAGCAACCTTCCCTTTATTTATTTGCATTCTGTGCATGCCG
Protein-coding sequences here:
- a CDS encoding recombinase family protein, whose protein sequence is MLIGYARVSTQVQDNAIQIEALKKSGCEMIFEETISGGRWDRPKLQELLNYIRKGDTIVVWKLDRLSRSLKDLLFIMEQIENKETGFKSLTESIDTTTSAGKMMMQMVGVFAEFERNMLKERTKKGLEYAKEQGRVGGRKPKLKPIQIQEIIQLHAAGKSAPELSQLFNVHQATIYRILKKITNKLTLIAT
- a CDS encoding thiol-disulfide oxidoreductase DCC family protein, yielding MNNYNNVVLYDGDCGFCNFWVQWILNNDSHDRFKFASLQSEYGQNFLKNQELPTDTFDTLYFIKDGMYYKKMYAVIKIGETLGGAYHGLFSLRLLPKFILDKMYDKVAENRKKLAGETCLLPTQEQRNKFIH
- a CDS encoding SpoIIAA family protein, which translates into the protein MITKINDVPETLVAFKASEEVVADDFKNIVMPEVSKFTEKHDYLNYMLILDTDISNFSIGAWLNDMALGLQELKNWHRVAIVSDNDLIDSATKIFNTVTIGEFKVFKHKDIEEAKKWASQPKVRE
- a CDS encoding DUF1016 N-terminal domain-containing protein, translating into MGENFLSDTSHIQQKQIHVFQKINTALIDLYWELGKTLSEKVKNNEWGYKCYNTVR
- a CDS encoding PDDEXK nuclease domain-containing protein, which produces MSGGTSVITQFAKYITLNAPDIKGFSDKNLWRMKQFYETYVDHPELSALLREIPWTHNTIVFSRCKSTEERMFYIKRCICEKYSTRNLERQINASLYERTQLGDEKLSALMIELEPSTKHIFRNSYVLEFLGLAEEHSESDLQKELVKQIKKFIIELGKDFLFIDQECKLQVRNSDFYIDLLFYHRELKCLVALELKTDKFKPEHMGQLNFYLEALDRDVRKSHKNPSIGILLCRDKDEEVVEYALSRNLKPSMIAEYHLQLPAKKKCYRKNFIRF
- a CDS encoding ferritin-like domain-containing protein, whose protein sequence is MNNPTVSTLNDLLQITNDRIEGFNKVEDKVWEKYPNLKSDYNNMVDQSQKMRLELKSLISERNGDADDSTTVAGGLHRTWIDVKNAFSSDNAESTLENVTFGENAAIEAYEKALDSGELCPESSRVVQDQLHSLKASYEKFKNLENRHD
- a CDS encoding YciE/YciF ferroxidase family protein, coding for MKKTDTQNGGGQGKVEAKSSAAEGLRELFVDELKDIIYAERALVKALPKMANNATEPKLISAIEQHITVTEGQVKRLEQVFEILGESNRGKKCDAMEGLIKEGESILEETEQGPVRDAGIISASQKIEHYEIASYGTLIAFAKTLGEDEVASLLEATLAEEKEADALLTDSAYNSINFEASEEDAE
- a CDS encoding zinc-dependent alcohol dehydrogenase; its protein translation is MKAAVFHSPGKITCDTVDDPKIKEPSDIILKVTSTAICGSDLHMYSGGIPQPRPMTMGHEFMGIVEEIGSEVTKLKVGDRVVVPFPVACGSCYFCNHDLPGACEHSNEENYGPEGGIMTEKGGGMFGYTDLYGGYDGGQAQYVRVPYGDFGPRVVPDNLTDDQALFLTDIFPTGYTGVMWGELKGGETVAIFGAGPVGSMAAKSAILKNAGQVIVVDTQQYRLDQIKRLTGCETILWKDGKEVIEHIRSLTHGRGADLCIDAVGFEPDRNLIDKAKAVINLEKGSIKVVEACMSAVRRGGKVSILGVYPYNYDNFKVGQIFDKGLRIQAGQCPVHAIIDELIGYVRDGKVVLDDIITHRLSIDEVAKGYDIFDKKEDGCVKVVLDPWI